cccagcacatccctcagtgccacatctccacagcccTGGAACACCTCTAGGTTTGGTGATTTCATCACTCCCTGCACTGTGTCAGTCCCTGACAcctcttttggagaagaattttcttcctaatatccgaCCTGTGCCTCCAATGGCACAAtgtgaggccattccctcttatcCTACCTATTGTCAACCTAGCAGAAAAGACCAATGTCTTTCCAACACCCCtcaaaatatatatgaaaacaaCCCAGAGCCTTCCAGAGCAAAGCAAGGGGTGAGGACAGAGCTGAGAGCAAGATGAGGATACACACACTGGCAGAGGGCAGGGAGATAAGCTTCAATCTCTAACGCTGTTCCTCAATGTCCTGAGCAGTGCCTGCCCTGTGGCCCCAGGAACAAGGGCCACTGCTTTGGTCCCAACATCTGCTGCggggaggagctgggctgctACCTGGGCACCTCCGAAACCctgaggtgccaggaggagaaTTTCCTACCGACACCCTGTGAGTCTGGGAGGAAAGCCTGCGGAGAGGATGGGGCGAGCTGTGCAGCACCAGGaatctgctgcagcagtggtGAGCaatgggggcagaggggggggggggggctcacaTCCACCCCAAGGCTGTGGTACAGAACAGGGAGAGGGGGATGTTACCAACTGCAGGGCACCAAGCTAATGCCACGTTGTTTGATGGTACAAGGAGGGGGCTCTGagggctgctttgtgctgatttcctcttctctccccGAGCAGAGGGCTGTGTGTTTGACTCATCTTGCAACCAAGAAATGCTATTTGCATAGAAGGAAAAACCAGCAGGATCTGCCGTCCCATGGGCTGCACCAGCACGGCACCCAGCACCATGACTCAGACTGAAGTGATGCTCctaattagaaataaaacttgGACTGAATTAAAAGAAGTGTGTGTTTTTCTCCATGCTTGCCTGGTTTAGCTCTAGGATCCTGCTGAGACACGTAAGGCGGCGCTGTTCAGATGTCCTCTGGGTGGTTATCTTATTTAGTCATGCTAAAAACCATCCTAGAATGGAAGAGGCCTTAAAAGTCCATCTAGTTCTACTGGGTGGGCGGGCTACAttcaccagctcaggctgcccagggccccatccaacccagctcCATTGCttggacacccacagctccctgggcagcatcacagggcctcactgccctctgagtcaagtatttcctcctaatatctaacccacgtttcccctcttttagtttaaagccattccctccttgccctatcactattATACcatgtaaataaaaaaagaaagatcagtTTGCCTCTTGCTTATAATTTCCCTTCAAGGACCAGAAGGCAAGGGAGGGTTTAAAGGATGAACAGGAACAACAGGTCATTCCACCatagcagaaaacacagaaacaacgATTTATTTCAcctaacaacaaaaaacacactgtCTGTGTTTTCTACAAAACAATCCAGACCTTGTTTTTCCACCATCCAAAGGGGTTGAAATGCAAACAGTGCTGGGGCCACAGACACATGAGGCCACAATGGGCTTGTGCCAGAAGCAGATGTAGTCACTCATGGGGTTCCATAGACATAAGGGTGCAAAACCAGCCAGATACAATCTCACTGCAACGCGTTACTGTGCAAGGCCCACGTACAACCTCACCTAATGACAGCCATGCCTTTTTCTTGCACGTATTTAAGACCAactgagcacagaaaaacaaagcataaggCCAAAGATTAAGGGAGAGTGACCAGAGATTGAGGTGCTTCAGTTGAGTGAAGGAAACAAAGGGATGAGATCCCTCTGGTGCAAAACCACTGAGGATCCACCTTGGAGTCTGCCTTGCTCTACTTCACCTCCAAGCTGAGAGCAACAGGGATCCAACCAGAGGGATGTGgaactgcagagcactgctcaGAGTAACAGGAGCAGaacaccagcagctcctcctcctcctgtcaGCCTCACTGCAGGACTGAGGCAGAGTGCTGTTCTGCACCTCAAAATAATGCcattttcctcctccccccctacctctgcaacagcagcacaggaagcagGCTGTTTGTCCATCGATTCTATGGCTGATTTATGCATTAAAAGGAAGAACCCCAGCCTCTGGACAGAAACCAGGCCAGCACATCCCCTTCATCCACGAGACACAGCTGCTAGGACAGTGCAGTGCGCTTGACAATGCGTCCCTCCTTGTCAATGGCAAAGTTGTAGTTGCGAGGGTTGTCCAGGCACTCCTCAATCCGAGCCTCCAGGTTCTCAGGAGTGATGAAGGTTTTTGCTTCCTCCTGCAGGAAAAGGGGGAGTGTTGGCTGTTAGCACACACCACCAGAGAAAGCCCCAAAGGGTCTCCAGGATCTGCCTTTGGGCACACTGGCACCACAGCAGGTTGCCAGCACCTCGGCACAtattgctgctggctgtggggtTCCTGCAGACGTGCCAACCTCACACCCCTGCAGTCAGCCTTAAAGGCAACACTTTAACTCCCTCACTTAAGATTATTCCTCCCTCTGCTGTCTGAGTCTTCATTTAACCTCCATCCTTTCCACACACTGTCAGCGCTCCAGGAAGGAGCCAACATTTCCCTTCCACAGCACTCCCACAGGCTGCCAGAGTCACACATGGATGGTGGCAGCACTCTGCCCAGCATCCCAAAGCTGCTctcacctgcagctgcagaacctctttctctttctccttcagaaaggCCTCCATTACTTTGGCTTTGTTCTCCATagcctgcagcttctgcagcttcagttcttcctcttctttcctaattctttcttctctgccatttgggaaagaaaggaaatgtttgttgGGTACTTATGACCTGAGTGAGGCACACCAATCCCTGGGGCACAACTCTTGCAAGTCTGGGTGCAGCAGAAATGGAGGAGCAGACCAACAGGCCTCATCCCTTTAACCTCTACCTGCATTCATTTGCTGattgctttgattttcagagTGCACTTCCAGTACTTGACCAGGGGATGGCTCCATGGGAGCAGAATAGGAGGGAAAACAGAATTAGCTCAAGTTGGAAACCAGGAAGAACTTCCTCTTTGAAAgagtggcactgagggacatgatgGTGGTGACAGTTAGACTTTATGATCTTAGTGGGTTCTTTTCTATGACAGTCGTGGCTCACCAGCAGCAATCAGGGATGAACCACTCaggtttatttttacaaaaacacAGCCTGGTTATCTGGATGTTTCACATAGTTTTGAAGCACAGCTCGAAGCAGCAGTTAGCGCTGAGGTTGCCTGCCCTCACCTGCGTGCCCGCTGCCGTGCATTCTCAGCATCATTCCAAGCCATCAGCAGACGGTGCTCCTCTAACAGTGCTGCTGAGtcctctgcagcctgctgcGCCTCACGCTTCTTCTGCACCACCTCGGACCTGAAGATGGAGCTGCCAAGGAGAAgggcactgagcacagccccacaTTTGGCCCCCTGCCCCAATCCCATGCCCCAAAGCAGCCTCAACACAACATAACCTCATAACCAGTCCCCTGCCCCACAAAACTTTCTGACTTCCTCTAGCTCTCCTCTGCCCTACTGCCACTCTGGACTCCCCCAGACATCCCCTGCCCCAAAACAGGCCCATACCCAATCATGCTGTGAATGGCAGCAGCCTCAGATGCACTGTAACTTCATATCTTGGTCTAAAACAGCCCCACAATCCCAAACCTATTCTATAGCAGTCCCAAATCCATTCTATAGCAGTCCCACACCCTGATACTTCCCCATCCTCACTCCAGAATCTCCAGTCCTCCTCTGCCTTTAATATACCCAATAACCCCCCAACCCTCCTGCACCCAAACCATCCTGATCTCATCCTACAGCAGCCCTATACCCAGTCCCTGCCACACATGCACCTTGGACCCACAAAACCCTCCCCTGCCCCACCACAGTGACATATCCTGCCCCCAAACAGTCCCATCATCCTGATCCTGTCCCATAGCAGCCTCACAGCCAGACAGAACCTCCCCAGTCCttccctgccccacagcagtCTCATGCCACACCACTACCCCAcactctgccccacagccactCTGGACTCCATCCACAATGATTAAACCCTGCCCCAAAGCGGTGCCCATACCCACTATATGCCTTAacagcagcctcagccccaCAACCAGCCGGACTTCTATTCTTCTGCCCCTAAACTGCCCCACAAACAAATCCCCACAGCAGTCCCAGACTCTCCCCAAAGCTCTGCCCCACAACAGCCCCACAACAGCCCCACACCCGCCCAGCCCACCCTCTCTCAGCCCCACAGGTACCGGAGGGCGCTGAACACCAGGCGGTGCTGCCGGTAACGCTCGGTGACCACATAGAGCTCGGCGGGGTCGACGGGAGGCGGCACTTTTAGACGCGATGCTTTGGACTTGGCGGGGGGATCGTGCCTCGATTTTCGACCCCGAGACGGCACCAACCACGGGCTCCAAACAGGGACAACCCCGGAGATAGCAGCGGGGAAGGAGCGCGGCCCGCAACACCTCAGCGCCACCAACATGGCGGCCAGCAGCAGGCCGGATGTGACGTAAACAAGGCGGGAGTCGCAGACCAatgagaggagagaggagagcgAGGCACGATGGGAAATGTAGtgcggcgcggagccgctcaGTGCGGTTGGCGCAGGGCGGCCTCCAGAGGGCGCCACGCTGCAGCCCGGAGGGTTGAAGGCGCAGGTGGAAGCGGGCGGCACGGAGGGGTCGGGCAGGGTCTGAATGCAGCGGGGACCTGCGGGAGGGGGGGTAATCCCGAGGGTAATAACACAGAGGGTGAGGAAAAGCAATGTGTGTGAGGTAAAAAACCCCGAGTGTGaggcaaaaaaaccccaaatatgaggaaaaaaacctgagTGTGAGGTAAAAAAACCTCGAGTGTGAGTTAAAAACCTCAAATATGAGGTAACAACCCCAAGTGTGAGGGAAAAACCCCCGAGCGCGAGGTAAAAGCCCCAAATGTGAGGTAAAAAACCCTGAGTGTGAGGCAAAAACCCcgaatatgaggaaaaaaacctgagTGTGAGGTAAAAAAACCTCGATTGTGAGGTAAAAACCTCAAATATGAGGTAACAACCCCAagtgtgaggaaaaaaacctccGAGTGTGAGGTAAAAGCCCCCAAGCGCGAGGTAAAAGCCCCAAATATGAGGTAAAAAACCCTGTGTGAGGTAAAAACCCCCAAGTGTGAGGTAAAAACCCCAAATATGAAGTAAAAAGCCTGGAGTGTGAGGTAAAAACCACCAAGTATGAGGTAAAAACCATGAGTGTGAGGTAAAAACCCCGAGTGTGAggtaaaaaaacccaaatatgAGGTAACAACCCCAAGCGTGAGGTAAAAACCCCAAGTGTGAGGTAAAAACCCCCGAGTATGAGGTAAAAAACCCCAAATATGAGGTAAAAAACCCCAAATATGAggtaaaaaaacccaaatatgAGGTAAAAACCACTGAGTATGAGGTAAAAAACCCCAAATATGAggtaaaaaaacccaaatatgAGGTAAAAAACCACCGAGTGTGAGGTAAAAACCCCAAATATGAGGTAAAAACCACTGAGTATGAggtaaaaaaaacccaaatatgAGGTAAAAACCCCAGATATGAGGTAAAAACCCcagatatgaggaaaaaaaccctgAGTGTGAGGTAAAAACCCTCAAGTATGAGGTAAAAAACCCAAATATGAAGTAAAAACCTCTGAGTGTGAGGTAAAAAACCCGAGTGTGAggtaaaaaaacccaaatatgAGGTAAAACCCCCCGAGTATGAGGTAAAAAACCCCAAATATGAGGTAAAAACCCCCGAGTATGAGGTAAAAAAACCCAAGTATGAGGTAAAACCCCCCGAGTATGAGGTAAGAAACCCCGAGTATGAGGTAAAAACCccaaatatgaggaaaaaaaccccaaatatGAGGTAAAAACCCCCGAGTGTGAGGTAAAAATAACCCAAATATGAGGTAAAAACCCCGACTATGAGTGTGTGATGATCCTGTGGAGGGGTATTAGTGAGGTAATAGTCCCCTTTGTCAGGTATGTGACAGGGGTGTGAAGTGATGAAGAGGTATCATCCCATCTGTGTGTGGGAATAAGCCCGTGTGAGGGGTATAATTCAGTGTGGAAAGGTGTATAACCTGTGTATGGGTGGGTCATCCTGGGGGTGGGTAATCCCAACGTGTGTGTGGAATGAGGATTGATATGAATGGGAATAATCCTATGGGGGGGGTGTGTGGGATAATCCCATATGGGGAGTAAccctggggagggggaaaacTGGGTGTGGGTAATGCTGTGGAGGGGacagggaggggaaaaatgCAGGTTGGAGTTATGCTGGGTTTGGGGGGGATAATCCCATAGGGGTGGGGGGAATATCAGGGGGATTTGTAACCTTGGCAGGGATAACCGGGGTGTGAGGGGGGTAATCTGGGGGAAATTAATCTGCAGGGCTGTAAATTTGGGGGTGGTTGTAGCCATAGGGGTAATAATCCAAAGGGAGGGTAAGTGTGGGGGGCAGGAGGGGTGGTTATAGCACTGAGGGGGCAATACGTGAGGacagggttagggttaggggatGATGTGGGATGCAGGGTCCCTACCTGTGGGATGCTGAGGTCCCTCTTGCCCCCTGGGTACCATCCGTGGGACCAGTGCTGGCCCTGAGCAgtgcctgccagcagcagcagggccagTAGCAGGCAGCCACCAGGAGCCATGGCACCAAGCAGGGCTGTGGAGTAACGGGAGGTAATAGGGGAGTAGGTCTGGTAGCCCCCCAGTCCTGTGCTGGATCGGCAGGGATGAGAACCTCCCAAGTGATGTTTGAGAATGGAAATGGAGGTGCCCAGGGGTCCCATCTGGGGATGAAGGTGACACAGAGGTGAGCACCCATTGGTGCTGCTTGGTGTGGGCTTGGGTCTGCAATGAGCGGTGCTCTTAGGCTTGTTCTGGGGACTGGAGGCACTGCGGGGAAAgagcacccatgggtgctgcatGGGCTTGGGCTGGGTGCAGCAAGGACAAGCACCCCAGAGTCCTGTTTGGGGATGGAGATGTTGGTGGGAATGATCACCTATGGGTGCTGTTTGGAGTTGAATTGGGTGTAGCAATGAGGGGTACCCCAAGGTGCCACTTGGGCTGGGTTTGGGCATGGAGATGCTGGATAGGACAGACACCCATGGGTGCTGGCTTGGGTGCAGCAAGGCCAAGTACCCAGGGGCTGTTAGGGCTGAATGGGGTCCCACCACCCCGCTCCCCTCATCGCACTCACCTGTTGGGGTGGCAGTGGCCGGTGCTGTGTCCTGGCCCGGAGCTCGGCACCACTATTTGTAGGGCTGGGCTCGGCACCACTCTTGGTAGGGCTGGGCTTGGCAGTGCTGACGTCCCCACTCCCTGGGGAGCTGGCAGCCAGTGCTTGCTGAGGTGGAACCCACCCCAGAGCTGGAGGATGCTCATGGATGGGGGGGATGCAAATCCCTGTGCCTTAGTTCCCCCTCCAGCAGAAGATATTGCTGGCAAcccttgttttcccttttctcctccaaTTTTTCCCAATGTGGGGCTGGATGCTGCATCCCTCTGCCTGGCCATGGCTCTGGGTTTGTAGCCAACAAACAGAGTGTGGGAAGTGGATTTAGCCTGGATTATCTACAGCTGTCTGCTGTTTGCAAAGCGAtgcttcagcagctctgcacatggCCAAAGGGCAGGGATGCTCCCCAGGCCCCAAAACACCACTCCGAGAAGcgaggaggggaaaaaaaaacctcattaaAATCACATCTGTGCAATTAATCCAATGGTTCTTGATGCCACAAAATCAGTTCAAATAAGCTATGctcacctttcttttttctttctttttttttgcagtgctgcACCCCTCTGCCCTCAGGACTTTTCTTTGCCCTCAGGGCTCTTCTTGCACCCTGGTTTGCCACAAACATTGAGTTTCcatggttggttgttttttttctctgggagGGGAACTTTAAAACTCGGTTCTTTTATACCTCCTGCTCTGACAACCCACATTCATTTTGTGTCCCCATTTCCAAGTGACATCAGCAGGTGGGAGAGGGACGGCACAGGCACCCCCACATCTCACTAACAAAGGGATAGAGCTCCTTCAAGGAGCAAAAATCCTCTCCTTAACCccaatttgttttgtttgaaaccCCAACAGATACTGCCAGGTTCAGCTTTCCAATCCCAATGTGATGGCCTGACCGTGGAAGAGAACGCTTTCCCTCTTTaacaaaaatggggatgtttagacacatacacacacacagaataagtcggtttggtttcttttctccttattttaaaGAGCTGACCGGCAGAAAAATGTGAAACCATTTCCCTGCAGGTTTGGAAAAGCTTGTGCTTGTTTGCGGGTTATTGGTTCAGATGAGAGCCagaattattcttttcatttcttttttgtaaaaaaaaaaaaaaaagagagagaaaaaaaagaaatgatttacaaacaaaataacagccCGTATCGACTCTCCAGAAGAGAGATGGTGTGACAATATTAATCCAAACATCACGCTATTTAATTCCCCAATaaaacattggaaaaaaaaaaacaaaaacaaaaaggagctGACAGTATCTGCACTAACACTTTGCTACATATAAAATCTCCAGCTAATATGAAGCTTATGGTACCAACCTCTAAAACAGTTaagatatatacacatattttttttttcttgggggTTGGGGGGTATATTAACAAACAGAATATTACAAAATATTAAAGAAGGCAACTCTTCTGTCATTTGTTTCaggtttgttgtgtttttcactTGAAGTTGGCGTAGTCTGAGAAGGCGTCGATGTATTCCTGCACCACTTTGTAGCAGAATTCGTACTGttcctgcagagcagacagagcGCAGTGTTAGCCCGAGGAAACTGACTGAGCTAAGTTATTACTGCACACCAAAGCACTTCTCTCTCATAGCACTGGGAAAAGGGTGAAGCCCATGAAGTCTGTCTTGGGATGGAGGCAGCTGGGCACTGAGTTCTGGGCATGAATTCCCATCCATCAGCAGCACCCAATGGAGGGCTTGAGGTGTGATGATGCCACTTTGGTTTTGCCTTACCACCCCAAATGGGGCTCCCAGCCTCCTGCTCAGTGAATGGCATAGATTCTGCTTCCCCTCTCTTATCTGAGGTCCCATTTTGAGCACAAACAGACTCTAAAAAACACCCGAGTATCCTTGCAACAAACCCCTCTTGCAAAGACCTCATCTAACCCTGcctgctcctcctctccctgccaTGCTCATAGCCTAAGCCCTTATCACAGCCTCTCCAGGATGTTTTCAGGCTCCTGGAGCTCAGAATTCCAGGGACTCTGGATGTCTCCAGGAGATTCCTACAGCTTGTGTCAGAGTTCAGAGGGAGGCTGATGCAACCAGCCAGGCCAGCTCCCCTCTTCTGAACGCACCACAGAAGGAGGGAGATCCCTCCTGACCCACCTCTATCCCTTATTCTTTCATGGAGAGAGTAAAACTTCAGATGGGGAAGTTTACCTCAACAGGTTTGAGCCCCCAACTCATTCCTGCTGAGGTCCAGGGCTTACCAGTGTCTGCACCATATGCGGCCTCTGTAGTCTTAAACTCTTCACTGTCTGAAAGACATCGAGAATCCCTTCTGCTTTCACTCTTTCCAGGACAGTGCTCAGCGCACAGAAGGTTCCTGTTCTTCCTGCTCCGGCACTGGCAAAGAGAAACCAGAAAGTGAAAGAACCCATCCATCATGCCCAAGCTACGCCAAGGTTTGTTAGTGGTTTTGTTATCTCTGTGCATAAGCTGCACAATCAGACGGCAGCACTGAGGTGAAGCAAACCTCAAACCTCTGCAGCTTGAAGCTGCTCCCCAGGCTCACCTGCAGTGCACAGTGATGGGGTGGTTgcctgactgctgctgctgcttctgcacgGCTGCAATGATGTTGATCATTCCCTTCCCATCGCTGGGGATCCCAACCTCTGGCCAGCCATGGAAGTGGAACTGTCGGATCTGTCGGCTCTTGTTTTCCTGGCAGAAGAACACagccagagctcagcactgcccaaTTCATATAAATGAACCAACCTGCTGAATGCTTTATGGAAACCCACAGGAGGTGTGTGTGCTTGGGGAGAGCAATTTGCTTGGTATATGGCAGAGCAGGACACAGGAATGGGGAGCACGAGGAAAGTGGGATGGCAGGCACAGGAATAAGGCAATCAGAAGACAACCGGAGCTCCCCAAAGGGCAGTGGCTGACCCTTACCCTGGTGTTTGTCACCAGCAGGTCCCGCACTGTGTAGCTCTCgcattcctcctctttcttcagCTCCACGTTGATGTCTCCATAGGACACAGAGCCATCAGATGGCCAATACTGGGCACATTTCTCCTGAGAAAGAATTGCAAAGAGAGACAGggtgaaaatacacatttttctcactgctttGAAGATACACAACACTGGGAACAGCATTTAAGGATGTGCTCTgatttcctttgctgctgctacAGCAAATGCTTACCTGGCCTCTCTCCTCCAGCTCTGTTAACATCACTATGGAGCAGGATTTCCACTCCCAGATCATCCTCCAGAAGTCTTCTATCGTGTGCTGCAGTGGCCCTTGGCTGGCAATGTAGGAGTCCTTCTGGCGATAGCCCTGTGATTTCACACATGGCAATGAGAGAACTGGCAGCATGAGGGGGTGCATGCAGTCTGTGTGTGAGCTCTCCCCTCCAACTCAATCAAAAAGTGGCAAATGCAATCGATCAGCTCTGCCTCATGCAGACTGGagagtgcaggcagcagcttggGTCTGCAAATGCATCGATGTGCTCTTGGCTGAGCTGCCAAGTAGAGATGAACTCCAGAGCACCATTGTGTGAACAACCCCAGCCTGAGCAGGGCCACCACCTGGCTTCCTCTGCCCCACCACCTGGCAGCTGAGATGCTGTCATGGTGAGACCTTTGCTTTTAGGGAAATGCAGCTGCAGTAGGATCACATTTGGCAAAGGAAGGTTTGGTTTTCAGTCCTCTTAGGACACTGGCAAAGTCTGAACTCTGTAGCAGAGCCAGCCATCGTGCCTAAGCTCCAAGTGTTACGCTTTTTGCTGAGAGTTTTGGGAAGAAGTGAGCAAAACCAGGCTCTGTCCTAAGTCAGGGTGACTCTGCTCCACAACAAGAACTGCTTCTGTTACAGAGAATGAAAACCTCCGCTATTCCCCTGTGACCTCGCAGCAGACTGTGAATGCAGATGCTTCGTCATTTGGCGTTTGTCATTTAAGCAAAGTTCAGCAGAGGCAGGAAATTGAATCCTCAACAAAATTGCTTACATGACATTTAAGCCTTCTGATCTAGATGCAGAACGAGAAGGCTGCTCACATCTGCGTTTTGTCACAAGCTGACACAGCCAGAGCACAGTCA
This DNA window, taken from Excalfactoria chinensis isolate bCotChi1 chromosome 4, bCotChi1.hap2, whole genome shotgun sequence, encodes the following:
- the LOC140252317 gene encoding neurophysin 1-like translates to MSYKALTVCLLGLLALSSACYIQNCPIGGKRAVPDMDIRKCLPCGPRNKGHCFGPNICCGEELGCYLGTSETLRCQEENFLPTPCESGRKACGEDGASCAAPGICCSSEGCVFDSSCNQEMLFA
- the MRPS26 gene encoding small ribosomal subunit protein mS26 — encoded protein: MSILQLWGGFHLSKHWLPAPQGVGTSALPSPALPRVVPSPALQIVVPSSGPGHSTGHCHPNSPAWCHGSWWLPATGPAAAGRHCSGPALVPRMVPRGQEGPQHPTGPRCIQTLPDPSVPPASTCAFNPPGCSVAPSGGRPAPTALSGSAPHYISHRASLSSLLSLVCDSRLVYVTSGLLLAAMLVALRCCGPRSFPAAISGVVPVWSPWLVPSRGRKSRHDPPAKSKASRLKVPPPVDPAELYVVTERYRQHRLVFSALRSIFRSEVVQKKREAQQAAEDSAALLEEHRLLMAWNDAENARQRARREERIRKEEEELKLQKLQAMENKAKVMEAFLKEKEKEVLQLQEEAKTFITPENLEARIEECLDNPRNYNFAIDKEGRIVKRTALS